Proteins from one Candidatus Roseilinea sp. genomic window:
- a CDS encoding cytochrome c oxidase subunit I: MASVTLPQTFEAPATPTTLRLARREQLMIGAHIIAALIALMFGIFMGPFQTFHRSPTFVQYFPTIPIFTFYYQAVTAHGVMNALFFTTFFIIGFSYFVTERTLQRPIKSAAMGWAAFVAMAVGLGMMLFVLLTMPQQSAVLYTFYPPTIAPAMFYIGLVLLALGSWLASANIFLTYRDWKREHPNERVPLAVFALIVNFIVWCVATIGVAIEIVFMLLPASLGILKVTDPQLARTLFWFFGHPLVYFWLLPAYVSWYTMLPRQAGGKLFSEPLARVAFIMFVVFSVPVGVHHQFSDPGISASSKGVQTLLTLIVSIPSFMTAFNVGAALENAARNRGAKTLFDWPFKQKWNDPVVAAQLSGMLLFIAGGFSGLINASAQLNATIHNTSWVPAHFHQTLGGAVTLTYIGILYWLLPAIRGRALFSKKMALAQVFTWLIGMTLFGLAMGEAGLQGVPRRALTSQSPYLSPAGAFWLDVTAVSGIILLISSILLYANIIGTLFFSRRPMPEGEVPIETVSGDRTSPLWFERWGIWLGLLGILLLIAYGPVIAEVLDFQLGWNILRYMPTSNAPMP; this comes from the coding sequence ATGGCAAGCGTTACTCTTCCCCAAACATTCGAGGCGCCGGCTACGCCGACCACGCTTCGGCTAGCGCGGCGCGAACAGCTCATGATCGGTGCGCACATCATCGCTGCGCTCATCGCGCTGATGTTCGGCATCTTCATGGGACCTTTCCAAACGTTCCATCGGTCGCCGACGTTTGTGCAGTATTTCCCGACCATCCCGATCTTCACGTTCTATTACCAAGCGGTGACAGCACATGGCGTGATGAACGCCTTGTTCTTCACCACGTTCTTCATCATCGGATTCAGCTACTTTGTCACCGAGCGCACGCTGCAACGACCGATCAAGTCCGCCGCAATGGGCTGGGCCGCATTTGTCGCCATGGCCGTCGGCTTGGGGATGATGCTGTTCGTCCTGCTCACCATGCCGCAGCAGTCGGCAGTGCTCTACACGTTCTACCCGCCGACGATTGCGCCGGCTATGTTTTACATTGGCCTGGTGCTGCTGGCGCTGGGTTCATGGCTGGCATCGGCAAACATCTTCCTGACCTACCGCGACTGGAAGCGCGAGCATCCCAACGAGCGCGTGCCGTTGGCTGTCTTTGCCCTCATCGTGAACTTCATCGTATGGTGTGTCGCGACGATCGGCGTGGCCATCGAGATCGTGTTTATGCTGCTGCCGGCTTCGCTGGGCATCTTGAAAGTGACCGATCCACAGTTGGCGCGCACGCTGTTCTGGTTCTTCGGCCACCCGCTGGTGTATTTTTGGCTGCTCCCGGCCTACGTGTCGTGGTACACCATGTTGCCGCGCCAGGCCGGCGGCAAGCTGTTCAGCGAACCGCTGGCGCGCGTGGCGTTCATCATGTTCGTGGTGTTCTCCGTGCCGGTCGGCGTGCATCACCAATTCAGCGACCCGGGCATCAGCGCATCGTCGAAGGGCGTGCAGACGCTCCTCACGCTCATCGTGAGCATTCCCAGCTTCATGACGGCGTTCAACGTCGGCGCGGCGCTGGAGAACGCCGCGCGCAATCGCGGCGCCAAGACGCTGTTCGATTGGCCGTTCAAGCAGAAGTGGAACGACCCGGTCGTCGCGGCGCAACTGTCAGGCATGTTGCTGTTCATCGCAGGCGGCTTCAGCGGCTTGATCAATGCTTCGGCGCAGCTCAACGCGACGATCCACAACACCTCGTGGGTGCCGGCGCACTTCCATCAAACGCTTGGCGGCGCGGTGACGCTGACATACATCGGCATCCTGTATTGGCTGCTGCCGGCCATTCGCGGCCGCGCCTTGTTCAGCAAGAAGATGGCCCTCGCCCAGGTGTTCACCTGGTTAATCGGCATGACCCTGTTCGGCTTGGCGATGGGCGAGGCCGGCCTGCAGGGCGTCCCACGCCGCGCCCTCACCAGCCAATCACCGTACCTCAGCCCAGCCGGCGCCTTTTGGCTTGACGTGACGGCCGTCTCGGGCATTATCCTGTTGATTAGCTCCATCCTGCTCTACGCCAACATCATCGGCACGCTATTCTTCTCACGCCGGCCGATGCCGGAAGGTGAGGTGCCAATTGAAACGGTGAGCGGCGACCGCACCTCGCCACTCTGGTTTGAGCGGTGGGGCATCTGGCTGGGCCTACTGGGCATCCTGTTGTTGATCGCTTATGGCCCGGTGATCGCCGAGGTGCTGGACTTCCAGCTCGGCTGGAACATCCTCCGCTACATGCCGACCAGCAACGCGCCCATGCCCTGA
- a CDS encoding 2-oxoglutarate ferredoxin oxidoreductase subunit beta translates to MTLVKNGSVATNGAQATTAHGAQPKASVASAPGVNIIGLVKADYKGLESTLCNGCGHDSISSQIITACYELGVKPEHVVKFSGIGCSSKSPAYFMSRSFGFNALHGRMPSVAQGALMANHTLRGLGVSGDGDTGSIGLGQFMHLIRRNLRMVYIIENNGVYGLTKGQFSATADVGQELKHAGRNEFPPIDLCRAAIVADCGFVARSFAGDPKQVVMLLKAALSHRGTAVLDIISPCVTFNNRDDSTKSYTWGKAHDERINDFGFVMSQEEIRVDYAEGETKEVELFDGSKIVLKKLDGSHDPTDKQAALRLLTEAHERQLFITGLLYINSERPNLAETYHLVKPIASYQQDKLRPSRESLQKIISAMY, encoded by the coding sequence ATGACCCTGGTCAAGAACGGAAGCGTCGCCACGAACGGCGCTCAAGCAACTACCGCGCACGGCGCTCAACCCAAGGCGTCGGTTGCAAGCGCACCTGGTGTGAACATCATCGGCCTGGTGAAGGCCGACTACAAAGGCCTGGAGTCCACGCTGTGCAACGGCTGCGGGCACGACTCGATCTCATCACAGATCATTACCGCATGCTACGAGCTGGGCGTGAAGCCCGAGCACGTCGTCAAATTCAGCGGCATCGGCTGCAGCAGCAAATCGCCGGCCTACTTCATGAGCCGGTCGTTTGGGTTCAACGCGCTGCATGGTCGCATGCCGTCGGTGGCGCAGGGCGCGCTCATGGCGAACCATACGCTGCGTGGCCTGGGCGTCAGCGGTGACGGCGACACCGGCAGCATCGGCCTCGGGCAATTCATGCACCTCATCCGCCGCAACCTGCGCATGGTCTACATCATCGAGAACAACGGCGTGTACGGCCTGACCAAAGGTCAGTTCTCGGCCACCGCCGACGTGGGGCAAGAGCTGAAACACGCCGGACGCAACGAGTTCCCACCAATAGACTTGTGCCGCGCCGCGATCGTGGCCGACTGCGGGTTCGTCGCCCGGTCATTCGCCGGCGATCCCAAGCAAGTCGTGATGTTGCTCAAGGCCGCGCTCAGCCATCGCGGCACCGCCGTGCTCGACATCATCAGCCCCTGCGTCACGTTCAACAACCGCGACGACAGCACCAAGAGCTATACCTGGGGCAAGGCGCACGATGAACGCATTAACGACTTCGGCTTCGTCATGTCGCAGGAAGAGATTCGCGTGGACTACGCTGAGGGCGAGACGAAAGAGGTCGAGCTATTCGACGGCTCAAAGATCGTCCTGAAGAAGCTGGACGGCAGCCACGATCCGACGGACAAACAAGCGGCGCTGCGCTTGCTCACCGAGGCCCACGAGCGTCAACTGTTCATCACCGGCCTGCTCTACATCAACAGCGAGCGGCCCAACTTGGCCGAGACCTATCATCTGGTCAAGCCGATCGCCTCGTACCAGCAGGACAAGCTGCGGCCTTCCCGCGAGAGCTTACAAAAGATCATCAGCGCCATGTACTGA
- a CDS encoding hypothetical protein (possible pseudo, frameshifted) — MVMGAGWAGARAMTSTSGPGISLMAEFAGLGYFAEIPAVIWDVQRMGPATGLPTRVSQGDIIAAYWLGHGDTKHPVLLPGSVYECFEFGWRAFDLAERLQTPIFVLSDLDLGMNQWMSKPFDYPEEPMDRGKVLTEEQVNAMRGFARYKDVDGDGIGWRTLPGNESPFAAYFTRGSGHNERAMLSERADDWENNMDRLARKFETARKLMPPPVIDMVEGAEIGIVGFGSTDPAIQEARAMLEAKGIRASYLRLRALPMNDDVTMFLASHQRIYVVEMNSDAQLCQLLRLHSPKDAEKVHPANHNDGLPLTAHWITEEILYQETRH; from the coding sequence ATGGTCATGGGCGCCGGATGGGCCGGCGCGCGAGCGATGACATCCACCAGCGGCCCCGGCATCTCGCTGATGGCGGAGTTCGCCGGCCTGGGCTACTTCGCTGAGATCCCGGCGGTGATTTGGGACGTGCAGCGCATGGGGCCGGCCACCGGCCTGCCCACCCGCGTCTCGCAAGGCGACATCATCGCGGCCTACTGGCTCGGCCACGGCGATACCAAGCATCCGGTGTTGCTGCCCGGCTCGGTCTACGAGTGTTTCGAGTTCGGCTGGCGCGCTTTCGACCTGGCTGAGCGCCTGCAGACGCCGATCTTCGTGCTGAGCGACTTAGACCTGGGTATGAACCAGTGGATGAGTAAGCCGTTCGATTACCCGGAGGAGCCGATGGATCGCGGCAAGGTGCTTACCGAGGAACAGGTGAATGCCATGCGCGGCTTCGCGCGCTACAAGGACGTGGACGGCGACGGCATCGGCTGGCGCACGCTGCCGGGCAATGAAAGCCCGTTCGCCGCCTATTTCACGCGCGGTTCCGGCCACAACGAGCGCGCCATGCTCTCGGAGCGCGCCGACGACTGGGAGAACAACATGGATCGCCTGGCGCGCAAGTTCGAGACGGCCCGCAAGTTGATGCCGCCTCCCGTGATTGACATGGTCGAAGGCGCGGAGATTGGGATCGTCGGCTTCGGCTCCACCGACCCGGCCATCCAGGAGGCGCGCGCCATGCTGGAGGCCAAAGGCATTCGCGCTTCGTATCTGCGCCTGCGCGCGCTGCCCATGAACGACGATGTGACGATGTTCCTGGCGTCGCATCAGCGCATCTACGTGGTCGAAATGAACAGCGATGCGCAACTGTGCCAACTGTTGCGCCTGCACTCACCCAAGGACGCCGAGAAAGTGCATCCGGCCAATCACAACGATGGCTTGCCGCTAACGGCGCACTGGATCACCGAGGAGATTCTGTATCAGGAGACGCGACATTGA
- a CDS encoding hypothetical protein (possible pseudo, frameshifted), with product MLRDLTALTSAAPETPQPARDTSPLRLPHESIVNDFAITVATKNGSGSQTSNAILLRALFKMGIPVSGKNIFPSNIQGRPTWYTIRLSKDGYVARRETTEIMIVLNPDTILEDHQNTAPGGVFMYADDIKLPVRRSDLHYYAIPVKEMARQHEPDPKLRTYVANMVYVGAIAQLLGIDLDEIEAALMFHFRGKTKPVQSNMQVVRAAAAWAAEHLIKTDPYRVARMDKTKGQIMIDGNTAAALGAIYGGVGFVAWYPHHAGHQSGRRAERISAQTAH from the coding sequence ATGCTGAGAGACCTTACCGCGCTGACCAGCGCAGCGCCCGAAACGCCCCAACCTGCGCGTGATACGAGTCCATTGCGCTTACCCCATGAATCCATCGTGAACGACTTTGCCATCACCGTTGCCACGAAGAACGGCTCCGGCAGCCAGACATCCAATGCGATCCTGCTGCGCGCCCTCTTCAAGATGGGCATCCCGGTCAGCGGCAAGAACATCTTCCCATCCAACATCCAAGGCCGGCCGACCTGGTACACCATCCGGCTGAGCAAGGACGGCTACGTGGCCCGCCGCGAAACGACCGAGATCATGATCGTGCTGAACCCAGATACGATCCTGGAAGACCATCAAAACACCGCGCCGGGCGGCGTGTTCATGTATGCCGACGACATCAAGCTGCCGGTGCGGCGCAGCGACCTGCACTACTATGCCATTCCGGTCAAAGAGATGGCGCGCCAGCACGAGCCCGATCCTAAGCTGCGCACCTACGTGGCCAACATGGTGTATGTCGGCGCGATCGCCCAGTTGCTCGGCATTGACCTGGATGAGATCGAAGCCGCGCTGATGTTCCATTTCAGAGGCAAGACCAAGCCGGTGCAGAGCAACATGCAGGTGGTACGCGCCGCAGCCGCGTGGGCTGCCGAGCACTTGATCAAGACCGACCCCTATCGCGTGGCGCGCATGGATAAGACCAAGGGCCAGATCATGATTGATGGCAACACTGCTGCGGCGCTTGGCGCAATCTACGGCGGCGTGGGGTTCGTCGCTTGGTACCCCCATCACGCCGGCCACCAGTCTGGCCGACGCGCTGAACGAATATCTGCCCAAACTGCGCATTGA
- a CDS encoding chaperone protein ClpB: MATLNKDLLDATTRRALNRASDIMRQMGKTLLMPEIALLALLRMPESTAYRAIQKLAESRGFKPADLERETEAQARAREGRSAKFDYITDQNAATTLSDEMLIALDEARAIALAHGEIYIGTEHLLGALSQTGVSTAGLLQRKGVTPSALAALMLEGVVSKRTTTVDWVAEVKRGRLAPLFPREKLLQELVSVLSLARGRNAFLVGMPGSGRRSLAQSLAFLVAEGKGPPGLERIIEVSESAWLDNPQLAMQVALRQAEGGALFIANVHRFFGRAETGAQMSAMKDLHKAMIEGACAVIGATTEVEYNERIRANAPVVEHAHVLHVPPATPDECLQILSLHKPEFERDYGFVVDDSAIKAATTLAARYIGAMPLPGAAVQVLHRACAIVKGSGVGRRESRAPAPHAQLTTPIIDAEDVTYAVSMMTGIPVTKLSEDERAKYAQMVQALQQRVIGQDDAILAISRAVKSARVGLKDPKRPIGSFLFLGPSGVGKTELAKALAEFLFGNEDHLIALDMTEYQKDDTINRLIGSPPGYVGYESGGQLTEKILKSPYAVVLFDEVEKAHPRILDILLQVMEEGRLTDGRGRVANFAETVIILTSNLGAPYLNDPTLGEQAHELAMQDVRAFFRPEFLNRLDEIVMFKPLTPDAIAKILDLMIAREAKLARAQGVVLEVTPEARAWLLAQNTEPGLGARPLRRILQRQLREKLAEYLLTLRAPPTHVLVDANAQGLVYSADRSSAGALTRAGH, encoded by the coding sequence ATGGCCACGTTGAACAAGGATTTGCTCGACGCCACCACACGCCGCGCCCTAAACCGCGCGAGCGACATCATGCGTCAGATGGGCAAAACGCTGCTGATGCCCGAGATCGCCCTGCTGGCGCTGCTGCGTATGCCTGAATCTACGGCCTACCGCGCCATCCAAAAGCTGGCCGAAAGCCGTGGTTTCAAACCGGCCGACCTCGAACGCGAAACCGAGGCGCAGGCCCGAGCGCGCGAAGGCCGTTCGGCCAAGTTCGACTACATCACCGACCAGAACGCAGCGACAACGCTCAGCGACGAGATGTTGATTGCGCTGGACGAGGCGCGCGCTATCGCGCTGGCCCACGGCGAGATCTACATCGGCACAGAGCACTTGCTCGGCGCGCTCTCTCAGACCGGCGTCAGCACCGCCGGATTGTTGCAGCGCAAAGGGGTGACGCCCAGCGCCCTTGCGGCGCTCATGTTGGAGGGGGTTGTCAGCAAGCGCACCACAACAGTGGACTGGGTGGCGGAGGTGAAACGCGGCCGGCTTGCGCCGCTCTTCCCACGTGAGAAGCTGTTGCAGGAATTGGTCAGCGTGCTGTCGCTGGCGCGCGGGCGCAACGCCTTCCTGGTCGGCATGCCGGGCAGCGGCCGCCGCAGTTTAGCCCAGTCGTTGGCCTTCCTGGTCGCCGAGGGGAAGGGGCCACCCGGACTCGAGCGCATCATCGAGGTGAGCGAGAGCGCATGGTTAGACAACCCGCAGTTGGCCATGCAGGTGGCGCTGCGCCAGGCGGAAGGGGGGGCGTTGTTCATCGCCAACGTTCATCGTTTCTTCGGCCGCGCCGAAACCGGCGCGCAGATGAGCGCGATGAAGGACTTGCACAAGGCGATGATCGAAGGCGCGTGCGCTGTGATCGGCGCGACCACCGAGGTTGAATACAACGAGCGCATTCGCGCCAACGCGCCGGTCGTCGAGCATGCGCATGTGCTGCATGTGCCGCCGGCGACGCCCGACGAGTGCCTCCAGATATTGTCGCTGCACAAGCCGGAGTTCGAGCGCGACTATGGCTTTGTCGTGGATGACAGCGCGATTAAAGCGGCGACAACGCTGGCCGCACGCTACATCGGCGCAATGCCGTTGCCGGGCGCGGCCGTGCAAGTGTTGCACCGCGCGTGTGCCATCGTGAAAGGTTCGGGCGTCGGGCGTCGGGAGTCGCGCGCCCCTGCTCCCCACGCCCAACTTACGACGCCGATCATAGACGCCGAAGATGTGACCTACGCCGTCAGCATGATGACCGGCATCCCGGTGACCAAACTGAGCGAGGACGAGCGCGCCAAATATGCGCAAATGGTGCAGGCGCTGCAACAGCGCGTGATCGGACAGGACGATGCCATCCTCGCCATCAGCCGGGCGGTGAAGAGCGCGCGCGTCGGTTTGAAAGACCCCAAGCGGCCGATCGGCTCGTTCCTCTTCCTCGGCCCCAGCGGCGTGGGCAAGACCGAGCTCGCCAAGGCGCTGGCGGAATTCCTCTTCGGCAACGAAGACCACCTGATCGCGCTGGACATGACCGAGTATCAGAAAGACGACACCATCAACCGGCTGATCGGCTCGCCGCCGGGCTACGTAGGCTACGAGAGCGGTGGCCAGCTCACCGAAAAGATCCTCAAGTCGCCTTACGCTGTGGTGTTGTTCGACGAGGTGGAGAAAGCCCATCCGCGCATCCTCGACATCCTGTTGCAGGTGATGGAGGAGGGCCGGCTGACCGACGGGCGGGGGCGCGTAGCAAACTTCGCCGAGACGGTGATCATCCTCACCAGCAACCTTGGTGCGCCTTACTTGAACGATCCGACGCTAGGTGAGCAGGCGCATGAGCTGGCCATGCAGGATGTGCGGGCATTCTTCCGGCCGGAGTTCCTCAATCGCCTCGATGAGATCGTCATGTTCAAGCCGCTCACGCCGGACGCGATAGCGAAGATACTCGACCTGATGATCGCTCGCGAAGCGAAGCTGGCCAGGGCGCAAGGTGTTGTGTTGGAAGTGACGCCAGAAGCGCGGGCATGGCTCCTGGCCCAGAACACCGAGCCGGGCTTGGGCGCGCGGCCGTTGCGGCGCATTCTGCAGCGCCAATTGCGCGAGAAGTTGGCCGAATATCTGCTCACCTTGCGCGCGCCGCCGACGCACGTCTTGGTAGATGCGAACGCCCAGGGCCTGGTCTACTCTGCCGATCGCTCATCCGCCGGCGCGCTCACCCGAGCCGGCCATTGA
- the ahcY gene encoding adenosylhomocysteinase — MHYDVKDTDLATSGRYKIEWAEQEMPVLQLIRARFAKEQPLKGVRVAACLHVTSETAALVRTLQAGGADIVLCASNPLSTQDEVAASLVVHDEIPVFAIKGEDNATYYRHLNAALDHHPHMTMDDGCDLVSVLHKERPQQVGEVRVGTEETTTGVIRLRAMAKDGALRFPVLAVNDSMTKHYFDNRYGTGQSTIDGVIRATNILLAGRTVVVSGYGWCGRGVAARARGLGAHVIVTEVDPLKALEALMDGYQVMPLLEAAKKGDVFITVTGDKNVIDEQHIAVMKDGAILSNSGHFNAEINIPALKKLSDGRPPRQVRPFVEQYTLKDGRRINLLGDGRLINLAAAEGHPAAVMDMSFANQALGAEYMLKHGAGLKPDVYTIPEEIDREIARLKLRSMGVEIDTLTEEQARYLASWEEGT, encoded by the coding sequence ATGCACTACGACGTCAAAGACACAGACCTGGCGACTTCGGGTCGCTACAAGATCGAATGGGCCGAGCAAGAGATGCCCGTGCTCCAGCTTATCCGCGCGCGCTTCGCAAAGGAGCAGCCGCTGAAGGGTGTGCGCGTGGCGGCCTGCCTGCACGTCACCAGCGAGACGGCAGCGTTGGTGCGCACCTTGCAAGCCGGCGGCGCGGATATTGTGCTGTGCGCCAGCAATCCGCTCAGCACACAGGATGAAGTCGCTGCTTCGCTCGTCGTCCATGACGAGATCCCCGTCTTTGCCATCAAGGGCGAAGATAATGCCACGTATTACCGCCATCTGAACGCGGCGCTCGACCATCACCCGCACATGACGATGGATGACGGCTGTGACCTGGTGAGCGTGCTGCACAAAGAGCGCCCGCAGCAAGTGGGCGAGGTGCGCGTCGGCACGGAGGAGACGACGACCGGCGTCATCCGGCTGCGCGCGATGGCCAAGGACGGCGCGCTGCGCTTCCCGGTGCTGGCGGTGAACGACAGCATGACCAAGCACTACTTCGACAATCGCTACGGCACCGGCCAGAGCACGATAGACGGCGTGATCCGCGCGACCAACATCCTGCTGGCCGGCCGCACGGTCGTCGTGAGCGGGTACGGCTGGTGTGGGCGCGGCGTGGCCGCGCGCGCGCGCGGCTTGGGCGCGCATGTGATCGTGACCGAAGTGGATCCGCTGAAGGCGCTCGAGGCGCTGATGGATGGCTATCAGGTGATGCCGTTGCTCGAAGCCGCCAAGAAGGGGGACGTGTTCATCACCGTGACGGGCGACAAGAATGTGATTGATGAGCAGCACATCGCCGTGATGAAAGACGGCGCGATCCTTTCGAACTCCGGCCATTTCAACGCCGAGATCAACATCCCTGCGCTAAAGAAGCTGAGCGACGGTCGCCCGCCGCGTCAGGTGCGCCCCTTCGTCGAGCAATACACGCTCAAGGATGGCCGACGAATCAACCTGCTGGGCGATGGCCGGCTGATCAACCTGGCGGCGGCGGAAGGCCATCCGGCAGCAGTGATGGACATGAGCTTCGCCAACCAGGCGCTCGGCGCGGAATACATGCTCAAGCACGGCGCCGGCCTCAAGCCCGACGTTTACACCATCCCCGAAGAAATTGACCGTGAAATCGCCCGCCTCAAGCTGCGCAGCATGGGCGTGGAGATTGACACACTCACCGAAGAGCAGGCGCGCTACTTGGCGAGCTGGGAGGAAGGGACTTAG